DNA sequence from the Oceanidesulfovibrio indonesiensis genome:
GAGGTCTAGTATGGGCTTCTATCATCTGCTAGAGTTTTGTACAAGGGAAAATTGAGAAAGACACAAATGAACGACATAAATAAAGACAATATGCTAATGAAAAAAATCATCTCAAATTCCAAAGGTGATAAAGCTTATTGGTCATTTAAGGGGAGAGCAAAAAGACAATATTGCCACGCTTTGATTCAATATCCAGCAATGATGGTTCCTGCAATGCAAGGAGAACTTATCGATGCTGTTTTAGAAGTTGATTCAAGCATAACAAGCATAATCGATCCCTTTGTCGGCTCTGGAACTACTCTTGGCGAAGCGATGTGCCGAGGGCTAGATTTTGTCGGGATGGATATTAATCCTCTTTCAATTTTAGCATGTGAGGTAAAAAGTGGCCCTTTATATATTAAGGCATTTGAAGAAAAATGCGTTCTTTTATTAGAGAAGATCCAGGTGGATGTCAAGGAAGAT
Encoded proteins:
- a CDS encoding DNA methyltransferase; this encodes MNDINKDNMLMKKIISNSKGDKAYWSFKGRAKRQYCHALIQYPAMMVPAMQGELIDAVLEVDSSITSIIDPFVGSGTTLGEAMCRGLDFVGMDINPLSILACEVKSGPLYIKAFEEKCVLLLEKIQVDVKEDISVNITNIDKWFTKEVQINLSKIFRAIQSEDSKWARKKFWLCTV